A section of the Ciceribacter thiooxidans genome encodes:
- the phnF gene encoding phosphonate metabolism transcriptional regulator PhnF: MTDLKRVERRAGVALWRQIADRIREAISRGDFDESGMVPPELVLAGQFGVNRHTVRSALAALAQEGIVQAVQGRGTLIVRKERFNFPISRRTRFTEGIGDQARDLQGLLLSSEIEPADPEVARWLALEAGTPVVRLEALRKADGRAVSRSTAWFPAERFKGIGEVFARSGSITEALAALGLGDYLRSVTEISATHAETADIAALELTPGAILLVTRAVNTDLSGVPIQYAVTRFPADRVQFTIAS; this comes from the coding sequence ATGACGGATTTGAAACGAGTGGAGAGGCGGGCGGGCGTTGCCCTCTGGCGCCAGATTGCCGACAGAATTCGAGAAGCTATTTCCAGGGGAGACTTCGACGAAAGCGGCATGGTGCCGCCAGAGCTGGTGCTGGCCGGACAGTTCGGCGTCAACCGCCATACAGTGCGCAGCGCCCTTGCGGCGCTGGCCCAGGAGGGCATCGTGCAGGCGGTGCAGGGACGCGGTACCCTGATCGTCCGCAAAGAACGTTTCAATTTTCCGATCTCGCGCAGGACGCGATTCACGGAGGGTATCGGCGATCAGGCGCGCGATTTGCAGGGACTACTGCTGTCGTCGGAAATCGAGCCAGCCGACCCGGAGGTTGCTCGTTGGCTCGCGCTTGAGGCCGGGACGCCGGTTGTCCGGCTGGAGGCATTGCGCAAGGCTGACGGCCGCGCCGTATCGCGCTCGACCGCCTGGTTTCCCGCCGAGCGCTTCAAGGGTATCGGCGAAGTCTTCGCCCGCAGCGGTTCGATCACGGAAGCACTTGCGGCGCTGGGCCTGGGCGACTATCTGCGCTCCGTTACCGAAATCTCCGCGACCCACGCGGAAACCGCCGACATTGCCGCGCTTGAGCTTACGCCGGGGGCGATCCTCTTGGTAACGAGGGCCGTGAATACGGATCTTTCGGGAGTCC
- the phnG gene encoding phosphonate C-P lyase system protein PhnG, translating into MDASKQTAKGEATGDRKHAIDLLGRATGKELTAAWAALAPQPSVQALRGPETGLVMVRGRIGGGGAPFNLGEATVSRATVRLANGIVGFGQSLGTDREKARLAAIFDALWQQADTRDFVETRLLSPIAARIAADDGRKTQQTAATRVDFFTMVRGED; encoded by the coding sequence ATGGATGCCAGCAAACAAACTGCAAAGGGCGAGGCGACCGGCGACCGCAAGCATGCGATCGATCTGCTCGGCCGTGCGACCGGCAAGGAGCTGACTGCCGCCTGGGCGGCGCTCGCACCACAACCAAGCGTCCAGGCGCTGCGGGGACCGGAAACCGGGCTCGTTATGGTCCGAGGTCGTATCGGCGGCGGCGGTGCCCCCTTTAATCTCGGTGAAGCGACGGTCAGTCGCGCGACGGTACGGTTGGCAAACGGCATCGTCGGCTTTGGCCAATCGCTCGGCACAGATCGTGAGAAGGCAAGGCTCGCAGCCATCTTCGACGCGCTTTGGCAACAGGCAGATACGCGCGATTTCGTTGAGACGCGCCTGCTGTCGCCGATTGCCGCCCGCATCGCCGCCGATGACGGGCGCAAGACCCAACAGACCGCGGCCACGCGCGTCGATTTCTTCACGATGGTGAGAGGAGAGGACTGA
- the phnH gene encoding phosphonate C-P lyase system protein PhnH, whose product MTLRTEALTGGYIDPVHDAQSTFRMLMDGMARPGTVKTIVPPIEPPAPLGPAAGAIALALCDNDTLVWLSAGLAKSPIAEWIGFHTGAPVTREKSEGRFAFIEAGSPIASFGLFALGSQEYPDRSTTVVIEVSRLEGGAPLILRGPGIRESVTIAPIGLPDIFLRQWADNRALFPRGIDVVLTAGRQFLCLPRTCKISTGEI is encoded by the coding sequence ATGACTCTCAGGACAGAGGCCTTGACCGGTGGCTACATCGACCCGGTCCACGATGCGCAAAGCACGTTTCGCATGCTCATGGACGGCATGGCCAGACCGGGCACGGTGAAAACCATTGTTCCGCCCATCGAGCCGCCCGCTCCCTTGGGTCCGGCGGCAGGTGCCATCGCGCTTGCGCTCTGCGATAACGACACACTCGTCTGGCTTTCCGCCGGCCTGGCGAAATCGCCGATCGCCGAGTGGATCGGCTTTCATACGGGCGCACCGGTAACGCGCGAGAAATCGGAAGGGCGCTTTGCCTTCATCGAGGCCGGCTCTCCGATCGCCTCGTTTGGCCTCTTTGCGCTCGGCAGCCAGGAATATCCGGACCGGTCGACAACGGTGGTCATCGAGGTCTCCCGTCTGGAAGGGGGAGCACCGCTTATCCTGCGCGGCCCGGGCATCCGCGAAAGCGTGACGATCGCGCCCATCGGACTTCCGGACATCTTCCTCCGGCAGTGGGCCGACAACCGTGCGCTCTTTCCCCGCGGAATCGACGTCGTGCTGACCGCAGGGCGGCAATTTCTCTGCCTGCCGAGAACCTGCAAAATCAGTACCGGGGAGATCTGA
- a CDS encoding carbon-phosphorus lyase complex subunit PhnI — protein sequence MYVAVKGGETAIANAHRLMADRRRGDRDLPPVTIDQISEQLGLAVDRVMAEASLYDRALAALAIKQSRGDMIEAIFLLRAYRTTLPRYGYSVAIDTAEMKIERRISATYKDLPGGQLLGPTFDYTHRLLDPDLMGDEAVEEPALKDSESERIMRVSEILAEEGLVEPDGDMPEDHMTGDITREPIDFPMPRDLRLQALARGDEGFLLALGYSTQRGYGRTHPFAGEIRIGEVEVEMDVPELGFAVSLGRIRVTECQMVNQFKGSAKAPPQFTRGYGLVFGQSERKAMAMSLVDRALRAEEFGEDIVAPAQDEEFVISHSDNVQATGFVEHLKLPHYVDFQAELELVRRMRAEYEAGRSNRFIDKEAAE from the coding sequence ATGTATGTTGCCGTCAAAGGTGGAGAAACCGCGATCGCCAACGCCCATCGCCTGATGGCAGACCGGCGTCGCGGCGACCGTGACCTACCGCCGGTCACCATCGACCAAATCAGCGAGCAGCTCGGTCTTGCCGTCGATCGTGTCATGGCGGAAGCCTCGCTCTACGACCGGGCGCTTGCCGCCCTCGCCATCAAGCAGTCGCGCGGCGATATGATCGAAGCGATCTTCCTGCTGCGCGCCTACCGCACGACGTTGCCCCGCTACGGTTACTCGGTTGCCATCGACACCGCGGAGATGAAGATCGAGCGGCGCATCTCGGCGACCTACAAGGATCTTCCGGGAGGGCAACTCCTGGGCCCGACGTTCGATTACACGCATCGCCTTCTCGATCCGGATCTGATGGGGGATGAGGCGGTTGAAGAGCCGGCCCTCAAGGACAGCGAGTCCGAGAGAATAATGCGGGTCTCGGAGATCCTGGCAGAAGAAGGGCTGGTCGAGCCCGACGGCGACATGCCCGAGGACCATATGACGGGAGACATTACCCGCGAGCCGATCGATTTTCCGATGCCGCGCGACCTGCGCCTTCAGGCACTTGCCCGCGGCGACGAGGGCTTCCTCCTTGCCCTCGGCTATTCCACCCAGCGCGGTTACGGCCGCACCCACCCCTTCGCCGGCGAAATCCGCATCGGCGAAGTCGAGGTGGAAATGGACGTTCCCGAGCTCGGTTTCGCAGTCTCGCTCGGACGCATCCGGGTGACCGAGTGTCAGATGGTCAACCAGTTCAAGGGATCTGCGAAAGCACCGCCGCAGTTCACACGCGGATATGGCCTCGTGTTCGGCCAGAGCGAACGCAAGGCGATGGCCATGTCGCTCGTCGACCGTGCCTTGCGGGCGGAGGAATTCGGTGAGGACATCGTCGCCCCGGCACAGGATGAGGAATTCGTGATCTCACATTCCGACAACGTGCAGGCAACCGGCTTCGTCGAACACCTGAAGCTGCCGCACTACGTCGACTTCCAGGCCGAACTCGAACTCGTGCGCCGCATGCGGGCAGAATATGAGGCCGGCAGGTCCAATCGTTTCATCGACAAGGAGGCTGCGGAATGA
- a CDS encoding alpha-D-ribose 1-methylphosphonate 5-phosphate C-P-lyase PhnJ, producing MPELAQYNFAYLDEQTKRMIRRAILKAIAIPGYQVPFASREMPMPYGWGTGGVQVTASIIGADDVLKVIDQGADDTTNAVSIRAFFQKVANVAVTTHTHEATIIQTRHRIPEKPLNENQVLVYQVPIPEPLRFLEPRETETRKMHALEEYGLMHVKLYEDIARNGHIATTYAYPVKVNGRYVMDPSPTPKFDNPKMHMSDALQLFGAGREKRIYAVPPYTEVVSLDFEDHPFEIQKFHQPCALCGAEGVYLDEVVLDDKGGRMFVCSDTDHCEERREQGHVGHLLATEKEAAE from the coding sequence GTGCCAGAGCTCGCCCAATACAATTTCGCCTATCTCGACGAACAGACGAAGCGGATGATCCGGCGGGCTATCCTGAAGGCGATCGCGATTCCCGGCTATCAGGTCCCGTTCGCGTCGCGCGAAATGCCGATGCCCTACGGTTGGGGCACCGGCGGTGTGCAGGTTACGGCCTCGATCATCGGAGCGGACGACGTGCTGAAGGTCATCGACCAGGGCGCCGACGACACGACGAACGCGGTGTCGATCCGTGCCTTCTTCCAGAAGGTTGCCAATGTCGCGGTCACCACGCATACGCACGAGGCGACCATCATCCAGACGCGCCACCGCATCCCGGAAAAGCCGCTCAACGAAAACCAGGTGCTCGTCTACCAGGTGCCGATCCCGGAACCCTTGCGCTTCCTCGAACCCCGCGAAACCGAGACCCGCAAGATGCATGCGCTCGAGGAATACGGGCTCATGCACGTGAAACTCTACGAGGACATCGCCAGGAACGGCCATATCGCGACGACCTACGCCTATCCGGTGAAGGTCAACGGCCGCTACGTCATGGATCCCTCCCCGACGCCGAAGTTCGACAATCCGAAGATGCACATGTCGGACGCCCTGCAGCTCTTCGGAGCCGGACGAGAAAAGCGCATCTACGCGGTACCGCCATACACCGAGGTGGTGAGCCTCGACTTCGAGGATCATCCATTCGAGATCCAGAAGTTCCATCAGCCCTGCGCACTCTGCGGCGCCGAAGGCGTCTACCTCGATGAAGTGGTGCTCGATGACAAGGGTGGGCGCATGTTCGTCTGCTCGGACACCGATCACTGCGAGGAACGGCGCGAACAGGGACATGTCGGGCACTTGCTCGCCACTGAAAAGGAGGCAGCGGAATGA
- the phnK gene encoding phosphonate C-P lyase system protein PhnK yields MTDTPLLKVRNVSKFYGSRIGCSNVAFDLWPGEVLAIVGESGSGKTTLLNCLSTRLMPTTGTVEYHTRDGSYRDLYRMSEAERRFLMRTDWGFVHQNPADGLRMTVSAGANVGERLMAIGDRHYGKIRETAGSWLERVEISTDRIDDQPRAFSGGMRQRLQIARNLVTAPRLVFMDEPTGGLDVSVQARLLDLVRGLVNDLGLSAIVVTHDLAVARLLSHRMMVMKDGMVIEQGLTDRVLDDPREPYTQLLVSSILQV; encoded by the coding sequence ATGACCGACACACCGCTTCTGAAAGTCCGCAATGTCTCGAAATTCTACGGCAGCCGGATCGGTTGCAGCAATGTGGCCTTCGACCTCTGGCCCGGAGAAGTACTGGCAATCGTCGGCGAGTCCGGTTCCGGCAAGACCACTCTCCTCAATTGTCTTTCGACACGGCTGATGCCGACCACCGGCACCGTCGAGTACCACACGCGTGACGGAAGCTATCGCGACCTGTATCGCATGAGCGAAGCCGAGCGGCGCTTTCTCATGCGCACGGACTGGGGCTTCGTTCACCAGAACCCGGCAGACGGCCTACGGATGACCGTATCGGCCGGCGCCAATGTCGGCGAGCGGCTGATGGCGATCGGCGATCGGCATTACGGCAAGATACGCGAAACCGCCGGTTCATGGCTGGAACGCGTCGAGATCAGCACAGATCGCATAGACGATCAGCCGCGCGCCTTTTCCGGCGGGATGCGTCAGCGCCTGCAGATCGCCCGCAATCTGGTCACGGCCCCGCGCCTCGTCTTCATGGACGAACCGACGGGTGGCCTCGATGTCTCGGTGCAAGCCCGTCTTCTCGATCTCGTCCGCGGCCTCGTCAACGATCTCGGCCTTTCGGCAATTGTCGTCACGCACGACCTGGCGGTCGCTCGGCTCCTCTCCCACCGAATGATGGTGATGAAGGATGGCATGGTGATCGAGCAGGGCCTCACCGACCGGGTCCTCGACGACCCTCGCGAACCCTACACGCAACTGCTCGTCTCCTCGATCCTGCAAGTCTGA